One genomic window of Choloepus didactylus isolate mChoDid1 chromosome 27, mChoDid1.pri, whole genome shotgun sequence includes the following:
- the LRFN3 gene encoding leucine-rich repeat and fibronectin type-III domain-containing protein 3 isoform X2, with translation MAVLPLLLCLLPLAPASSPPQPTTSSPCPRRCRCQTQSLPLSVLCPGAGLLFVPPSLDRRAAELRLADNFIAAVRRRDLANMTGLLHLSLSRNTIRHVAAGAFADLRALRALHLDGNRLTSLGEGQLRGLVNLRHLILSNNQLVALAAGALDDCAETLEDLDLSYNNLEQLPWEALGRLGNVNTLGLDHNLLASVPAGAFSRLHKLARLDMTSNRLTTIPPDPLFSRLPLLARPRGSPASALVLAFGGNPLHCNCELVWLRRLAREDDLEACASPPALGGRYFWAVGEEEFVCEPPVVTHRSPPLVVPAGRPAALRCRAVGDPEPRVRWVSPQGRLLGNSSRARAFPNGTLELLVTEPGDGGIFTCIAANAAGEATAAVELTVGPPPPPQLANSTSCDPPRDGDPDALTPPSAASASASAKAADAAPSTDRGVQVTEHGATAALIQWPDQRPTPGIRMYQIQYNSSADDILVYRWLLQLPPQSRRALGASAAATWGGSWWLLNQVLLTPLPRSNLAGTTVDHSLSSLPGWAQGADPKDWLQRTGSLKSWSLCLTNLLPGSPFPSQGPHLKRPSLDFLFGPGNPTCSFHLLSQTVAPNRVHGGSAPENHTSPVHRPWQGME, from the exons ATGGCCGTCCTCCCGCTGCTCCTTTGCCTGCTGCCGCTGGCCCCTGCCTCGTCTCCACCCCAGCCAACCACATCCAGCCCGTGTCCCCGCCGCTGCCGCTGCCAGACACAGTCGCTGCCCCTAAGTGTGCTGTGCCCAGGGGCGGGCCTCCTGTTTGTGCCGCCCTCGCTGGACCGCCGGGCAGCGGAGCTGCGCCTGGCGGACAACTTCATCGCAGCTGTGCGCCGCCGCGACCTGGCCAACATGACGGGCCTGCTGCACCTGAGCTTGTCACGCAACACCATCCGCCACGTGGCGGCCGGCGCCTTTGCTGACCTCCGGGCCCTGCGCGCCCTGCACCTCGACGGCAACCGGCTGACCTCGCTGGGTGAGGGTCAGCTGCGCGGCCTGGTCAACCTGCGCCACCTCATCCTGAGCAACAACCAGCTGGTGGCCCTGGCGGCCGGGGCCCTGGACGACTGTGCTGAGACCCTCGAGGATCTCGATCTCTCCTACAACAACCTGGAACAGCTGCCCTGGGAGGCTTTGGGCCGCCTGGGCAACGTCAATACGTTGGGCCTCGACCACAACCTGCTGGCTTCCGTGCCTGCCGGCGCCTTCTCCCGCCTGCACAAGCTGGCGCGGCTGGACATGACCTCCAACCGCCTGACAACTATCCCTCCTGACCCACTCTTCTCCCGCCTCCCGCTGCTCGCCCGGCCCCGCGGCTCGCCCGCCTCCGCCCTGGTGCTGGCCTTCGGCGGGAACCCCCTGCACTGCAACTGCGAGCTGGTGTGGCTGCGGCGGCTGGCCCGGGAGGACGACCTCGAGGCCTGTGCCTCGCCACCTGCCCTGGGTGGCCGCTACTTCTGGGCTGTGGGTGAGGAGGAGTTTGTGTGCGAGCCACCCGTGGTGACTCATCGCTCACCGCCCCTGGTGGTGCCTGCAGGCCGGCCGGCCGCGCTGCGCTGCCGGGCCGTGGGGGACCCCGAACCCCGTGTGCGCTGGGTGTCGCCCCAGGGCCGGCTGCTGGGCAACTCGAGCCGTGCCCGTGCCTTCCCTAACGGGACGCTGGAGCTGCTGGTTACCGAGCCAGGTGACGGTGGCATCTTCACCTGCATTGCGGCCAACGCCGCCGGCGAGGCCACGGCTGCCGTTGAGCTGACCGTGGGTCCCCCGCCGCCTCCCCAGCTGGCCAACAGCACCAGCTGTGACCCCCCGCGGGACGGGGATCCCGATGCCCTCACCCCGCCCTCTGCCGCCTCTGCCTCCGCCTCCGCCAAGGCAGCCGACGCCGCGCCCTCCACCGACCGCGGCGTCCAGGTGACTGAGCATGGGGCCACAGCTGCCCTCATCCAGTGGCCGGACCAGCGGCCTACCCCGGGTATTCGCATGTACCAGATCCAGTACAACAGCTCGGCCGACGACATCCTCGTCTACAG GTGGTTGCTGCAACTTCCACCCCAGAGTAGGAGAGCACTGGGTGCATCTGCTGCGGCCACCTGGGGTGggtcatggtggctgctgaaccAGGTGCTGCTGACTCCTCTGCCCAGGTCCAATCTTGCAGGGACAACGGTGGACCACTCCCTGTCTTCACTGCCAGGCTGGGCCCAGGGTGCGGACCCCAAGGACTGGCTGCAGAGAACTGGGTCTCTCAAGAGCTGGAGTCTGTGCCTTACTAACCTGTTACCTGgatcccctttcccttcccaggGGCCTCACCTCAAGAGACCATCACTTGACTTCCTTTTCGGTCCTGGAAACCCAACATGCTCATTCCACCTCCTTTCTCAGACTGTAGCACCCAATCGAGTCCATGGAGGGTCCGCACCTGAAAATCACACCAGCCCTGTCCACCGTCCTTGGCAGGGGATGGAATGA
- the LRFN3 gene encoding leucine-rich repeat and fibronectin type-III domain-containing protein 3 isoform X1, giving the protein MAVLPLLLCLLPLAPASSPPQPTTSSPCPRRCRCQTQSLPLSVLCPGAGLLFVPPSLDRRAAELRLADNFIAAVRRRDLANMTGLLHLSLSRNTIRHVAAGAFADLRALRALHLDGNRLTSLGEGQLRGLVNLRHLILSNNQLVALAAGALDDCAETLEDLDLSYNNLEQLPWEALGRLGNVNTLGLDHNLLASVPAGAFSRLHKLARLDMTSNRLTTIPPDPLFSRLPLLARPRGSPASALVLAFGGNPLHCNCELVWLRRLAREDDLEACASPPALGGRYFWAVGEEEFVCEPPVVTHRSPPLVVPAGRPAALRCRAVGDPEPRVRWVSPQGRLLGNSSRARAFPNGTLELLVTEPGDGGIFTCIAANAAGEATAAVELTVGPPPPPQLANSTSCDPPRDGDPDALTPPSAASASASAKAADAAPSTDRGVQVTEHGATAALIQWPDQRPTPGIRMYQIQYNSSADDILVYRMIPADSRSFLLTDLASGRTYDLCVLAVYEDSATGLTATRPVGCARFSTEPALQPCGAPHAPFLGGTMIIALGGVIVASVLVFIFVLLMRYKVHGGQPPGKAKAAAPVSSVCSQTNGALGPTAAPPASEPVGPRAHTVVQLDCEPWGPSHEPAGP; this is encoded by the exons ATGGCCGTCCTCCCGCTGCTCCTTTGCCTGCTGCCGCTGGCCCCTGCCTCGTCTCCACCCCAGCCAACCACATCCAGCCCGTGTCCCCGCCGCTGCCGCTGCCAGACACAGTCGCTGCCCCTAAGTGTGCTGTGCCCAGGGGCGGGCCTCCTGTTTGTGCCGCCCTCGCTGGACCGCCGGGCAGCGGAGCTGCGCCTGGCGGACAACTTCATCGCAGCTGTGCGCCGCCGCGACCTGGCCAACATGACGGGCCTGCTGCACCTGAGCTTGTCACGCAACACCATCCGCCACGTGGCGGCCGGCGCCTTTGCTGACCTCCGGGCCCTGCGCGCCCTGCACCTCGACGGCAACCGGCTGACCTCGCTGGGTGAGGGTCAGCTGCGCGGCCTGGTCAACCTGCGCCACCTCATCCTGAGCAACAACCAGCTGGTGGCCCTGGCGGCCGGGGCCCTGGACGACTGTGCTGAGACCCTCGAGGATCTCGATCTCTCCTACAACAACCTGGAACAGCTGCCCTGGGAGGCTTTGGGCCGCCTGGGCAACGTCAATACGTTGGGCCTCGACCACAACCTGCTGGCTTCCGTGCCTGCCGGCGCCTTCTCCCGCCTGCACAAGCTGGCGCGGCTGGACATGACCTCCAACCGCCTGACAACTATCCCTCCTGACCCACTCTTCTCCCGCCTCCCGCTGCTCGCCCGGCCCCGCGGCTCGCCCGCCTCCGCCCTGGTGCTGGCCTTCGGCGGGAACCCCCTGCACTGCAACTGCGAGCTGGTGTGGCTGCGGCGGCTGGCCCGGGAGGACGACCTCGAGGCCTGTGCCTCGCCACCTGCCCTGGGTGGCCGCTACTTCTGGGCTGTGGGTGAGGAGGAGTTTGTGTGCGAGCCACCCGTGGTGACTCATCGCTCACCGCCCCTGGTGGTGCCTGCAGGCCGGCCGGCCGCGCTGCGCTGCCGGGCCGTGGGGGACCCCGAACCCCGTGTGCGCTGGGTGTCGCCCCAGGGCCGGCTGCTGGGCAACTCGAGCCGTGCCCGTGCCTTCCCTAACGGGACGCTGGAGCTGCTGGTTACCGAGCCAGGTGACGGTGGCATCTTCACCTGCATTGCGGCCAACGCCGCCGGCGAGGCCACGGCTGCCGTTGAGCTGACCGTGGGTCCCCCGCCGCCTCCCCAGCTGGCCAACAGCACCAGCTGTGACCCCCCGCGGGACGGGGATCCCGATGCCCTCACCCCGCCCTCTGCCGCCTCTGCCTCCGCCTCCGCCAAGGCAGCCGACGCCGCGCCCTCCACCGACCGCGGCGTCCAGGTGACTGAGCATGGGGCCACAGCTGCCCTCATCCAGTGGCCGGACCAGCGGCCTACCCCGGGTATTCGCATGTACCAGATCCAGTACAACAGCTCGGCCGACGACATCCTCGTCTACAG GATGATCCCCGCCGACAGCCGCTCCTTCCTGTTGACCGACCTGGCGTCGGGCCGGACCTACGACCTGTGCGTGCTGGCGGTGTACGAGGACAGCGCCACCGGGCTGACGGCCACGCGGCCGGTGGGCTGCGCCCGCTTCTCCACGGAGCCGGCGCTGCAGCCCTGCGGCGCCCCGCACGCCCCCTTCCTGGGCGGCACCATGATCATCGCGCTGGGCGGCGTCATCGTGGCCTCGGTTCTGGTCTTCATCTTCGTGCTGCTCATGCGCTACAAGGTGCACGGCGGGCAGCCGCCCGGCAAGGCCAAGGCCGCCGCGCCCGTCAGCAGCGTTTGCTCCCAGACCAACGGCGCCCTGGGCCCCACGGCCGCCCCGCCCGCCTCGGAGCCCGTCGGGCCCAGGGCCCACACCGTGGTCCAGCTGGATTGCGAGCCCTGGGGGCCCAGCCACGAACCCGCGGGGCCCTAG